Proteins encoded together in one Vibrio lentus window:
- a CDS encoding ABC transporter permease, with amino-acid sequence MSSSVITQSDGSALKPQTKSWFKRFKPALWLAPFALFFYLFQLAPMVWVLINSFFYDDELSLENYSEVFNSAFMMQAFGNSLWLSIWSSIVGLAIATLLVSSLRRVDSKIRDAVIAFTNMSSNFSGVPLSFAFIIILGTNGAITLLLKQYGLLGDFDLYGKWGLLAIYIYFQIPLAVLLLYPAFDALSDDWQAASALLGAKTWQYWTKIALPVLSPALFGTFIILIANAIGAYASVYALTSGNYNVITIRIASLVSGDLFLEPNLAAAISVILMAMLAFITVINQWLISKSYAGKRK; translated from the coding sequence ATGAGCAGTTCTGTAATCACGCAGAGCGATGGCTCTGCGCTTAAACCCCAAACCAAATCTTGGTTCAAACGCTTCAAGCCCGCTTTGTGGCTTGCGCCTTTCGCACTGTTTTTCTATCTGTTCCAACTGGCTCCCATGGTTTGGGTGCTGATCAACAGCTTCTTCTATGACGATGAGCTCTCTCTAGAAAACTATTCTGAAGTCTTCAATTCTGCCTTCATGATGCAGGCTTTTGGCAACAGTTTATGGTTGTCGATTTGGTCGAGCATTGTTGGTTTAGCGATTGCGACTCTGTTGGTCTCTTCATTGCGCCGCGTTGATTCTAAAATCCGCGATGCGGTGATTGCGTTTACCAACATGAGTAGCAACTTCTCTGGTGTGCCTCTATCGTTCGCATTCATCATCATCTTGGGCACCAATGGTGCGATCACCTTATTGCTCAAGCAGTATGGATTACTGGGTGATTTTGACCTGTACGGCAAGTGGGGCTTGCTGGCGATTTATATCTATTTCCAGATCCCATTAGCGGTGTTGTTGCTGTATCCAGCGTTCGATGCCTTGAGTGACGACTGGCAAGCCGCCTCTGCACTGCTTGGTGCGAAAACTTGGCAATACTGGACCAAAATAGCGTTGCCAGTGCTGTCTCCTGCCTTGTTTGGCACCTTTATCATCTTGATTGCCAATGCGATTGGCGCGTATGCGAGCGTGTATGCGTTGACCTCAGGAAACTACAACGTGATTACGATTCGAATCGCGAGTTTGGTATCGGGCGATTTGTTCCTAGAACCCAACCTAGCCGCGGCAATTTCTGTGATTCTGATGGCGATGCTGGCCTTCATCACCGTGATTAACCAATGGCTGATCAGTAAAAGCTACGCAGGGAAGAGAAAGTAA
- a CDS encoding ABC transporter permease: MNTVNTRFHKTVVYSIVGIMMLPILATFIYSISSRWGATILPDGFTLDWYINLLTDPRFLQAFGRSLFICVAALSLSVVLVLPAIFVVFYYFPKLDKVMNILILLPFAVPPVVSSVGLLQLYADSEISLIGTPWILIGTYFTIALPFMYRAIANSFEAINLHDLMDAAHLLGASTTKAFLLIILPNLKKGLMASLFLSFSFLLGEFVFANILVGTRYETLQIYLYNMRQTSGHFTSALVMTYFLFIFLLTWLASRFSQGTK; the protein is encoded by the coding sequence ATGAACACCGTAAATACTCGCTTTCATAAAACGGTGGTCTATTCGATTGTTGGAATCATGATGCTCCCGATCTTGGCGACCTTCATCTACTCGATCTCTTCACGTTGGGGCGCGACGATCCTGCCTGACGGTTTTACTCTGGATTGGTACATCAACCTGCTGACGGATCCTCGCTTCTTACAAGCCTTTGGTCGTTCACTGTTTATCTGTGTGGCGGCACTGTCATTGAGTGTGGTGTTGGTTCTGCCTGCGATTTTCGTGGTGTTTTACTATTTCCCGAAACTCGACAAGGTGATGAATATACTCATCTTATTGCCGTTCGCTGTACCGCCAGTGGTGTCGTCGGTGGGCTTACTTCAGCTGTATGCCGATAGCGAAATCTCACTGATAGGCACGCCATGGATTCTGATAGGTACTTACTTCACCATCGCGCTGCCATTCATGTACCGCGCGATTGCCAACAGCTTTGAAGCGATTAACTTGCACGACTTGATGGACGCTGCTCACCTGCTCGGCGCAAGCACTACCAAGGCGTTTTTATTGATTATTTTGCCAAACCTTAAGAAAGGTTTAATGGCGTCGCTGTTCTTGTCGTTCTCGTTCCTATTGGGCGAGTTCGTGTTCGCCAACATCTTGGTCGGTACACGTTACGAGACGCTGCAAATCTACCTATACAACATGCGTCAAACCAGTGGTCACTTCACATCAGCCCTTGTGATGACGTACTTCCTGTTTATTTTCTTACTGACTTGGTTGGCAAGTCGTTTCAGCCAGGGAACCAAATAA